A region of Bradyrhizobium sp. SZCCHNS1050 DNA encodes the following proteins:
- the bchF gene encoding 2-vinyl bacteriochlorophyllide hydratase, which produces MSNHLYTRCDAQFTSATDPSLWSQLCFTPEPAPRAKRQALYTPEEKRRRDATPWTLVQGILAPLQFLVFLISLGLVARYLATGEGLWLATASVVLKTALLYTIMITGSIWERVVFGRYLFAPAFFWEDVFSMLVIALHTAYLAAIIGHIGSAQQQMLLVLAAYAAYAINAAQFLLKLRAARLQGEAMAPAAVTSVERAS; this is translated from the coding sequence TTGTCAAATCATCTTTACACACGGTGTGACGCCCAGTTCACATCCGCCACCGATCCGTCGCTCTGGAGCCAGCTCTGCTTCACCCCTGAACCGGCGCCGCGTGCAAAGCGGCAAGCGCTTTACACGCCTGAGGAAAAGCGCCGGCGCGACGCCACGCCATGGACCCTGGTGCAGGGCATTCTGGCGCCGCTGCAATTTCTCGTCTTCCTGATCAGCCTCGGACTCGTGGCGCGCTATCTCGCGACCGGCGAGGGACTCTGGCTCGCGACCGCCTCGGTCGTTCTGAAGACAGCGCTGCTCTACACCATCATGATCACCGGCTCGATCTGGGAGCGGGTCGTGTTCGGGCGTTATCTGTTCGCACCGGCCTTCTTCTGGGAGGACGTGTTCTCGATGCTGGTGATCGCGCTGCATACGGCCTATCTGGCCGCGATCATCGGTCATATCGGCAGCGCCCAGCAGCAGATGCTGCTCGTGCTCGCCGCCTACGCCGCCTACGCGATCAACGCCGCGCAATTCCTGCTCAAGCTGCGCGCGGCGCGGCTGCAGGGCGAGGCGATGGCG